From Fusobacterium varium:
TTCAAAAAAGTAGCCTCCCTCTGCTCCCAGAGAATAATTTTTAGTTCTGTAAACTATATTAGAAATATTTTTGCTTCTTAAGATATTTCTACTTTCATCATATCCAGCTCTTCCAATGAAAAGCCAGTTATCTTTATTATAAGCAATATAAGTATTTAATCCATAAGTTCTTATTTTCTGGTCACTATCAAGAGAATCATCAAATTCCGCTCTTGACTTTATATATCCAAAACTCATTCCAGTCATTAAATCAGGATTTGACAAGAATGTACTGTTAGTAGCCATTAAAAAACCTTTAATTTTTGCATCATAATCAGTATTATAATCATCTTTATCATAATTAGATTTAATTTTTCCTATACCTTCAATGTATTGAGAGCTTCCACTATAACCTCTTCTGTTCATTTTTTTGAACATTACACTTTCTCTGAACTGGCTGCTCCCTCTATCAGTTATTATTTTTCCATTTATTTCCGAAAGATTGGTTTGAAGATCATGAGTTCCTCCAAATAAGCCAGCAGAAACAGCTGCAAATACCAAAGGCAGTATTTTTTTAATTTTCATTCAATTCCTCCAGACTATCTTCTTCTTTTACCAAATATTCTTAAAAGATATAGGAATAAATTTATAAAGTCAAGATAAAGATTAAGAGCACCAATTATTCCAAGTTTATTCATAACTTCTTCATCGCCATTTGCCATTTGGAAAGCTATTTTTTTAATTCTATTTACATCATATGCAATAAGAGCCGAAAAAATAACTATTCCTAAGACAGTTCCAAGCCAGTAAAGTATCGGAGCTTTAAGGAAGAAATTAATCAATGACATTATGATTATACTTATAAGCCCAGTCATTAAATATTTACCATAGCTGCTGAGGTCTTCTTTAGTAGTATATCCATAAGCAGCAATAACTATAAACATTACCAAAGCTACCCCTAAAGTATAAAATATACTTACAGGATGGAATACAAATCCTAAACTACTGAAAAGAACTCCATTCATTAATGAATAAAGAAAGAACATCATTCTTGCAGTTCCAGAAGACATTTTATTGATTCCTAAACTCAATCCAAATACAAGAGCTATTTCTGCAAACATTATTATTTTAAAATAAGGCATTATAGAATACAGCAGTCTTGCATTAAAACCAAATAGGTATATTGGAACTATTGTTGTAATAAGTACTCCAACTACCATGTTTAAAAAAACTTTTCTAAGAAATCTATTAGTTGTTTCCACATTGACATAGACCCCTTGTTCGTTACGCATCTCATTTAAATCATATTCATTCATTATTGTGTTACCTCCTGATTTATATTTAAAATTTTAAAAAGCTCTTTTTAAAATCTCAAGTACATCAGCTTTATGAAGCTTTTTCATTGTTCCAAGAGGTCCAAAAGCAACAGCTGCATCAGCCATTTTTTCAAGATTTTCTTCTTTTATTCCTACCTCTTTTAAAGTACTTGGGATATTTAGAGATTTAAAAAATTCTCTAGTCTTATTTATTGCTTCTTTTGCAATAGCCATAGGGTCATCTCCTGAAATGTCCCACACATATTTTCCATATTCTTCAAATCTATGAACATTTTCATCTGACAATACATATTCCATCCATACAGGAGTAAGAATAGCAAGTCCAACACCATGAGTTATATCATGATAAGCACTCAGTTCATGTTCCATTCCATGAGTAGCCCAGTCTGTTGATATTTTACCATAAGTTAAGAGTCCGTTCAAGGCTAAAGAACTTCCCCACATAAGATTTGCTCTGGCTTCATAATTTTCAGGCTCATTATATGCAATAGGCCCAAAATGTATTACAGTTTTTAAAAGTCCTTCCATCAAACGATTTTGTAAAAAACCATCATGGTCAGGTGAAAAGTACTGTTCAAATATATGACTCATTATATCAGCTGTTCCTGCAGCTGTCTGATATTTATTTACACTATAAGTGTATATTGGATCAAGTATAGAAAATACAGGTCTGAGAAGGTCACTTCCTATTGCTAATTTTCTATTTTCATTCATATTTGAAATTACACTGTTTCCATTCATTTCACTTCCAGTAGCTGCCAATGTAAGTACAGAAGCAACTGGAAGTGCTGAAGTTAACTGCTTCATTTTATTTTTAACATAAAGGTCTTCCCATACATCACCATTGTATCTGCTTTGTGCTGCTATTGCTTTTGCACAATCTATTGTACTTCCCCCACCAATAGCCAATACAAGTTCTATTCCTTCTCTTTTACATATTTCAGCTCCATAATATACACACTCGATTCTAGGATTAGGATCTACATTTGGCAGCTCAAAAATAGTGATTTCTTCTCTTTTTAATACTTCTATAACTTTATCATAAAGTCCGTTTTTCTTTATACTTCCTTTACCATAAACCAAAAGCACTTTACTTCCAATTTTTTTTACTTCATTTCCAAGTTCATCTACTTTTCCAGTACCAAAAAGTATTTTTGTACTTACATTATAATTAAAATTTTTCATAGTATTTTCCTCCTTTGAAATTAAATAATAATTTTGCTGAAACTAAGATCTACAATCTTTAAGCCATCCACTGCTGCACTGACTATCCCGCCTGCATATCCAGCTCCTTCCCCTACAGGATACAATCCATTTATATTGATAGATTGTCCTTTTATGTCTCTTGTTATTTTAACAGGAGCAGAGGTTCTAGTTTCAGGAGCTATTAGATTTACATTTCTGGATATAAAATAATTGTTTTTCCCCCACTGTTGAAAGGCAGCTTTCATATTATCATTTATAAATTTAGGAAATAGATTATTTAAATCATACGAATTCATTTTCATTTCATAACTGCTCTCTATAGCATCAGAAGTTGCTTTGCTATCCATAAAATCTATAACATTCTGACAAGCAGCACCATAATTATTTGCTATTTTATAAGTTTTTCTTTCTAAATTTTCCTGAAACTTCATACCAGAAAAAATTTCATCTCCAAATTCATTTTCTTTTATCCCAACTACAATAGCAGAATTTGAAAATTTTCCATCTCTTTTAGAATAGCTCATTCCATTTACTAAAGTTTTTCCTGCTTCTGATGCAGCATTAACTATAACCCCTCCAGGACACATGCAAAATGAAAATACTCCTCTGTCCTCTTTTTTATTGTTATATGTAACACTATATGTAGCTGCACCTAATAAAGGATGGTCAGCATATTTTCCATACTGCATTTTATCTATGTCTCTTCTTAAATGCTCTATTCTTACTCCTACTGCAAAAGGTTTGTTTTCTAAATGAACTCCTTTTTTATGAAGCATTCTATAAGTATCCCTTGATGAATGTCCTATTGCTAATATTACAGAATCTATGCTGATAATCTCTTTCATCCCATCTTTATTTAAAATTTCAATTCCTGTAATAGAATCATTTTTTATAAGAAGATTTTCCATTTTAGTGTTAAAGTAAAATTTTCCACCCATACTCTTTATTTTTTCTCGAATATTTTTTACTACAATTTTTAATATATCAGTTCCAATATGCGGTTTGTAATCCCACAGTATTTCTTTCTGAGCTCCACAATCAAC
This genomic window contains:
- a CDS encoding autotransporter codes for the protein MKIKKILPLVFAAVSAGLFGGTHDLQTNLSEINGKIITDRGSSQFRESVMFKKMNRRGYSGSSQYIEGIGKIKSNYDKDDYNTDYDAKIKGFLMATNSTFLSNPDLMTGMSFGYIKSRAEFDDSLDSDQKIRTYGLNTYIAYNKDNWLFIGRAGYDESRNILRSKNISNIVYRTKNYSLGAEGGYFFELGEKSLLYPYLGLGWNQYTTKGHDGISTSNERIGSGNAGVMYSKEMGDKFLFTGNAEWSYEFADRKRFITDSGKIKALEVSRDTGMISIGMGYYIDPDFLVNVKYQGYINKNYYYDMIVLGFIHNF
- a CDS encoding NAD(FAD)-utilizing dehydrogenase, translated to MRININNIIISLDKNQDKEILKELEKRGIKKDNIEILRWNKRSIDSRQKNDIKFIYNIEVLLKKEIDISSLSNVLPVKEREKTVREPLFKNKEVAVIGAGPAGLFSALRLAEYGYIPLVFERGEEVDKRDITNNRFISDSILNSESNIQFGEGGAGTYSDGKLNTRIKSEYIDKVFKELVDCGAQKEILWDYKPHIGTDILKIVVKNIREKIKSMGGKFYFNTKMENLLIKNDSITGIEILNKDGMKEIISIDSVILAIGHSSRDTYRMLHKKGVHLENKPFAVGVRIEHLRRDIDKMQYGKYADHPLLGAATYSVTYNNKKEDRGVFSFCMCPGGVIVNAASEAGKTLVNGMSYSKRDGKFSNSAIVVGIKENEFGDEIFSGMKFQENLERKTYKIANNYGAACQNVIDFMDSKATSDAIESSYEMKMNSYDLNNLFPKFINDNMKAAFQQWGKNNYFISRNVNLIAPETRTSAPVKITRDIKGQSININGLYPVGEGAGYAGGIVSAAVDGLKIVDLSFSKIII
- a CDS encoding inner membrane protein, producing MNEYDLNEMRNEQGVYVNVETTNRFLRKVFLNMVVGVLITTIVPIYLFGFNARLLYSIMPYFKIIMFAEIALVFGLSLGINKMSSGTARMMFFLYSLMNGVLFSSLGFVFHPVSIFYTLGVALVMFIVIAAYGYTTKEDLSSYGKYLMTGLISIIIMSLINFFLKAPILYWLGTVLGIVIFSALIAYDVNRIKKIAFQMANGDEEVMNKLGIIGALNLYLDFINLFLYLLRIFGKRRR
- a CDS encoding putative butanol dehydrogenase, with the translated sequence MKNFNYNVSTKILFGTGKVDELGNEVKKIGSKVLLVYGKGSIKKNGLYDKVIEVLKREEITIFELPNVDPNPRIECVYYGAEICKREGIELVLAIGGGSTIDCAKAIAAQSRYNGDVWEDLYVKNKMKQLTSALPVASVLTLAATGSEMNGNSVISNMNENRKLAIGSDLLRPVFSILDPIYTYSVNKYQTAAGTADIMSHIFEQYFSPDHDGFLQNRLMEGLLKTVIHFGPIAYNEPENYEARANLMWGSSLALNGLLTYGKISTDWATHGMEHELSAYHDITHGVGLAILTPVWMEYVLSDENVHRFEEYGKYVWDISGDDPMAIAKEAINKTREFFKSLNIPSTLKEVGIKEENLEKMADAAVAFGPLGTMKKLHKADVLEILKRAF